The region TCAAGAGTACGAGAAGACTAACGGAGAACCAGAAAAGTGGAAGCATATTTTAAGAAGACGATATGGAGGAGATCTTCAAGGGGTGATTAATAAATTAGATTATTTACAAGATTTAGGAATTACGGCAATTTATTTAAATCCAATTTTTCAAGCACCATCATTGCATAAATACGATGGGGAAAGCTATCATCATATTGACCCAAATTTTGGACCAGATCCAGAGGGAGATCGAAAATTAATAGCTACTGAAAATCCGATACAGCCAGCTACTTGGGTCTGGACAAGTGCTGATGAATTAGCCTTGGAACTAATCGATAAAGCTCATAAAAAAGGAATTAAAATTATCTTCGATGGTGTATTTAATCATCTAGGATATAATAGTTTTGCTTTTCAAGATGTATTAAAAAATCAACAAAAATCAGCATATAAAGATTGGTTTATTGTCAACTCTTGGAATAATCCAGAAACGGGTTCTAAATTTGATTATGAAGGCTGGTTTGGTGTAAAGTCTCTGCCTGAATTAAGGGAAGATAGTACAGGTATCGTTTCTGGTCCGAAACAGTATATTTTTAATGCTACTAAAAGATGGATGAACCCTAAAAATAAAGGAACAGCATTCGGAATTGATGGATGGAGATTAGACGTAGCTTTTTGTATCGCACATCCATTTTGGAAAAAATGGAGAAAACATGTTAGATCAATTAATCCTGAAGCCTATTTGACCGCGGAAATTGTTGATACTCCTGAGAAAGTAAAACCATATATGCAAGGCGATGAATTTGATGGAGAAATGAATTACAATTTTGCTTTTGCATCGGCAGAATTCTTTTTTAATCCAGATGCTACCAATATTTCAGCAAGTATGTATGATCAAAATTTAAAAGAACTTAGAAATTTATATCCTAAAGGGGTTGCCTATGTGTCACAAAACCTTTTTGGCAGTCATGATTCTAATAGAATTGGTTCGCATATTGTAAATCGAGGTATTGGTAATTTTAGAAATTGGGGAGCTTATTTTAACATTTCAAATGCACTCAATAATCTAGATTATTCTACTAGAAAACCACAAGACAAAGATATTCAGTTGCAGAAATTATTTGTCATTATGCAAATGACCTATGTTGGTGCACCTATGATTTATTATGGCGATGAGGTAGGTATGTGGGGAGGTAATGATCCAGACTCCAGAA is a window of Polaribacter litorisediminis DNA encoding:
- a CDS encoding glycoside hydrolase family 13 protein — protein: MNTNLLKRTIFYKLLLAFFLLTISCNQDKEKIKQVVQNEEFVPEWAKKVVWYQIFPERFRDGDISNNPKVSDLKGADPKEVPKSWKIHPWESDWYQLQEYEKTNGEPEKWKHILRRRYGGDLQGVINKLDYLQDLGITAIYLNPIFQAPSLHKYDGESYHHIDPNFGPDPEGDRKLIATENPIQPATWVWTSADELALELIDKAHKKGIKIIFDGVFNHLGYNSFAFQDVLKNQQKSAYKDWFIVNSWNNPETGSKFDYEGWFGVKSLPELREDSTGIVSGPKQYIFNATKRWMNPKNKGTAFGIDGWRLDVAFCIAHPFWKKWRKHVRSINPEAYLTAEIVDTPEKVKPYMQGDEFDGEMNYNFAFASAEFFFNPDATNISASMYDQNLKELRNLYPKGVAYVSQNLFGSHDSNRIGSHIVNRGIGNFRNWGAYFNISNALNNLDYSTRKPQDKDIQLQKLFVIMQMTYVGAPMIYYGDEVGMWGGNDPDSRKPMLWDDFSYEDEVFNADGSTHEPDKVAVNVSLFNHYKKLIHIRNEHLELQLGSYKTLLTDDKNKVFVFERAYENQKIIVVINNSNKAQTVSISDLKGKCFKDVLNQTTIKPNNDIVVAEKWGLILKECP